Below is a window of Polyangiaceae bacterium DNA.
AGGGGCCGAGAAGCGCACGGCCACGTCGATGTGCGTCCCCGCCAGGAGATCGCTCAGCGAGCCGACCAGCGAGAGGAGCTTGTCCTGGGCCTCCGGCGTCGCGCACGCGGCGATCAGGAGCTCGGAGCCGGAGTCCGGGGCCATGTGCGAGACCACGTCGCGAGAGAGCATGCGCCGGGAGTCGAAGTAGGGATTGTCCGCGCCGGTTCCGATCAGCACTACCGCCCGCCGCACGCGCTTGCCCTCGCGCGTGAGCCGAGCGAGCACCCGGCGCACGCGGAAGGAAAGATCCGACTCGGGCCCGTCGTCCGCCGCATCTTCCCCCGAGATCACCACTCGGTCACCTTCTGGCGAGTGGTTCAGCCACTCCGGCCAGACACTGCCTGATTCGCGGACAACGAGCTCGATCGATTGCGGCATGACACCTCCCCAGGGGGCAGACCAACGCTGCATCGTTCGTGCCTTCCGCCGCGCAAAAGGATTCGCGCACCAGAACGAATCATCAGCCCCGAGGCCGCCCTCGCGGCGCGCAAGAATTCCCAGCGACGACCGCGCGGCGCAGCTCCTGCGCGATTTTCCGCGGCGGCCCCGCTGTACCCAGCTCAGACGGCTGCGACGAGACCTGGCGGACGCGTCGCAGAAAACGACGCCCGCTCGGCGATGGTCGCGTGCCACTCGGCCAGGGTTGGGCGCTGCTCGCGCCAGGCGTGCGGGTTGCGGAAATCCACGTAGTCCAGCGCCGAGCCGAGCGCGATGTCCGCAACGCTGAAGCGCTCGCCGACCAGATAGTCGCCGCGGATGCGCGCGTTCGCATAGTCCATCGCGCGCGCGACCTTGCCGGCCTGGTGGCTGAGCGCGGTCTTGGACTGGTGCTCCGGCGCGCGGCGCGTCTCGGTCATCAAGAGCACGCTCGCGTCCATCATGCCATCCGCCAGGGCTTGCCAGAGCAGCACCTGCCAGCGCTCCTCTCCGTCGGCGGGGATCAAGCCCGGGCTCTTCGAGCGGTCGAGCCACTCCAAGATGAGCGGCGAGTCGAACAGCACCGAGCCGTCGTCTCGGACCAGCACCGGGACCTTCCCCAGCGGGTTCAGCGCCGGGATCGGGCTGTCCTTCGCGTTGGGGACGGCCTCCTCGAAGTCACAGGCGATGCCCTTCTCGGCCAGCAGGATGCGGATCTTGCGGGCGTAGGGTGAGGTCAGGGAGGCGAGGAGCTTCATCGCCCGGAGGATAGACCCGAGGGCGGCGCCGCGCGTAGATCCCCTCCAATGACCCTCCGATCGGCCCGCGCCGTGCTGCTGCTCTCCGCCCTGCTCCTCGTGGCCGCCTGCCGCAAGACCCAGCCTGCCGGCGCCGACGCCGGCGGGGCGCCGGATGCGGAGGCGCCGAAGGTGGTCGAGGCGGCCACCCGCGACAAGATCCAGGCGTTCGCCTCCGGCGCCGAGCTCGACGGCTTCCTGAAGGAGCTGCTCGAAGCGCAGAAGCGCGATCGCAGCAACGTCGAGCGACGCGCCAAGGGCGAGGCTTCTCCGCCGCCCGCCGCTGCGCCGGCGGAGGCGGCCAAGGCCGACTCGAAAGAAGCGGAGTCGGTCACCAACGTGCAGCACGCGGGCGTGGACGAGGGCGGCATCGTCAAGCTGCACGGCGACTACCTGATCGTCCTGCGCCGCGGTCGGCTCTTCAGCGTGAAGGTCAGCGCAGACGCGCTGACGCCGGTGTCGGTGAGCGACGCCTTCGGGCCCGACGTCGATCCGCGGGGCGCCTGGTACGACGAGATGCTGCTCTCCGGCAACACCATCGTGGTGATCGGCTACAGCTACCAGCGCGGTGGCACCGAGATCGCGCTGTTCGAGCTCGGCACCGACGGGCGCATCAGCTACCGCTCGACGCACCACCTACGCTCGAACGACTACTACTCGTCCCGCAACTACGCCAGCCGCCTGATCGGCAAGAAGCTGGTGTTCTACACCCCGCTCCACCTGCGCCTGAGCGACGCCGACCTGTACGGCTCGTTCCCGGCGGTGCGACGCTGGAGCAAGGGCGCGACCGCGGCCGATTTCAAGCGCATCGTCGAGCCGACGCGGGTGTACCGCCCGCTGGTCAGCTCGACCTCGCTCACCCTACACACGGTGACGAGCTGCGATCTGTCGCAGGCCGACCTCGCGTGCAGCTCCACGGCCGTGATGGGGCCGAGCGGCCGGGTGTTCTACGTCTCGCCGGGCGCCGTGTACGTCTGGATGACCGACTACCAGCGGCGCGGGGCGACAGGCGTGCCGCGGTCCATCGTCTACCGCATGCCGCTCGACGGCAGCGCCCCGACCGCGGTCCGCACCGTCGGCGGACCGATCGATCAGTTCTCGTTCCTGGAGGGCAGCGACGGTCAGCTCAACGTCGTGGTCCGCGCCGACGGGGCAGGGGACGGCATGTGGCGCGCCGAGGTCACGCAGGGCGACGTCGCGCTCCTGCGCCTGCCGCTCGCGATGTTCACCAGCGACGCGCAAGAGGCCGACCGCTCGCGCTACGCGGGCCTGCCGCGGCCGAGCGGCTACACCTTCCAGAACCGCTTCGTCGGCGACCACCTGCTCTACGGCAGCGGGTCGGGTTGGGGGCGGGCGCAGCCCGGCACGGGCAAGCTCTACGCCTATCGCTACGCCGGCGGCAGCGAGCCCGTCACGCTCGAGCTGGGCCACGGCGTGGATCGCATCGAGGCGCTCGGTCGCGACGCGCTGGTGGTGGGCACCGACGGACGCGACCTGCACTTCTCGCCGGTCGCGCTCTCGCAGAAGCCCACGCTGGCGCCGCGCTACACGCGAACCGGCGCCTCCCAGGGCGAGCTCCGGAGTCATGGCTTCTTCTACAAGCCCGACTCCCCGACCGGCGGCCTCTTGGGCCTGCCGGTGCGTTCGCCGGGTCGTCCCGGCGCCGTTCACCTGCGCGAGGGCTCCGCGTCGATCTTGTTCCTGCGGAACGAGGCGCTGCGCCTGAGCGAGCTGGGCGATCTGGCGGCGCGCGCCGAGGGCGTCGTCCTGGACAACTGCCGCGCATCTTGCGTGGACTGGTACGGCAACGCACGCCCGCTGTTCTTCCAGGGACGGGTGATCGCGCTGCTCGGCTACGAGCTGGTGGAAGGCGAGGTCGGTGCAGGGGGCATCCGCGAGAAGCGGCGGGTGAGCTTTGCGCCGAGCGGCGCGGCCCTGCAGATCGCGCAGTGACAGAATTGCCGGAAGCGCAAGATATGCAGGCGTGACGCGAACCCCCGTGGCCCGGCCGCGGCTCTCCATCAACGGAGAGCCAGCGCATGGCCACTAGCTTGAACCGGCGGACCTTTCTCGCGATTTCTGCGACGACCGTGATGGGCGGGGTGGCGGGCACGGCAGGGCTGGCCGCGCTCGCGCCGAAGGCCCAGGCGAACGACCGGAGCGTGAAGCCGGATCGGGTGGTCCCGACCTTCTGCGAGCTCTGCTTCTGGAAATGCGGAGTGCTCGCCTACGTGAAGGACGAGAAGGTCGTGAAGCTCGAGGGCAACCCCAAGCACCCGCTCTCGAACGGCAAGCTGTGCCCGCGCGGGACGGGCGGCATCGGCGCCCTGTACGACAGCGACCGACTGAAGCGGCCGCTGATCCGCACCCGGCTGAACGGCGAGGAGAAGTGGCGCGAGGTCAGCTGGGAGGAGGCCCTCGCCTTCACCGCCCAGCGCCTCTCCGAGGTGAAGGCGAAATACGGCGCGAAGAGCATCGCGCTCTACTCCCACGGCCACGGCGGCGCCTTCTTCAAGACGCTGCTCAAGGGCCTGGGCAGCACGAACATCGTCGCGCCCTCCAACGATCAGTGCCGGGGTCCCCGCGAGTCGGGCTTCGAGCTCACCTACGGAGTGGGGGTCGGCTCGGTCGAGACCATCGACACGCCCCACGCGCGCTGCATCGCGTTCATCGGCTCGCACCTGGGCGAGAACATGCACAACACGGCGGTGCAGGACATGTCC
It encodes the following:
- a CDS encoding glutathione S-transferase N-terminal domain-containing protein; its protein translation is MKLLASLTSPYARKIRILLAEKGIACDFEEAVPNAKDSPIPALNPLGKVPVLVRDDGSVLFDSPLILEWLDRSKSPGLIPADGEERWQVLLWQALADGMMDASVLLMTETRRAPEHQSKTALSHQAGKVARAMDYANARIRGDYLVGERFSVADIALGSALDYVDFRNPHAWREQRPTLAEWHATIAERASFSATRPPGLVAAV
- a CDS encoding beta-propeller domain-containing protein, with the translated sequence MTLRSARAVLLLSALLLVAACRKTQPAGADAGGAPDAEAPKVVEAATRDKIQAFASGAELDGFLKELLEAQKRDRSNVERRAKGEASPPPAAAPAEAAKADSKEAESVTNVQHAGVDEGGIVKLHGDYLIVLRRGRLFSVKVSADALTPVSVSDAFGPDVDPRGAWYDEMLLSGNTIVVIGYSYQRGGTEIALFELGTDGRISYRSTHHLRSNDYYSSRNYASRLIGKKLVFYTPLHLRLSDADLYGSFPAVRRWSKGATAADFKRIVEPTRVYRPLVSSTSLTLHTVTSCDLSQADLACSSTAVMGPSGRVFYVSPGAVYVWMTDYQRRGATGVPRSIVYRMPLDGSAPTAVRTVGGPIDQFSFLEGSDGQLNVVVRADGAGDGMWRAEVTQGDVALLRLPLAMFTSDAQEADRSRYAGLPRPSGYTFQNRFVGDHLLYGSGSGWGRAQPGTGKLYAYRYAGGSEPVTLELGHGVDRIEALGRDALVVGTDGRDLHFSPVALSQKPTLAPRYTRTGASQGELRSHGFFYKPDSPTGGLLGLPVRSPGRPGAVHLREGSASILFLRNEALRLSELGDLAARAEGVVLDNCRASCVDWYGNARPLFFQGRVIALLGYELVEGEVGAGGIREKRRVSFAPSGAALQIAQ